In Brevibacterium zhoupengii, the following are encoded in one genomic region:
- a CDS encoding Bug family tripartite tricarboxylate transporter substrate binding protein → MTNQSASDPGADPRPEPAHPNRRMFGRIAYGVIAVAAIGTATTYSVKAASAKGDLSSNLTLIAPAGAGGGWDGFARETQQAMRVNNLANNSQVVNIPGAGGTIGLGKFSTMAGQADTILATGTAMVGGIALNKSPVGFDDTTLLARVAEDYDVLIAAADSPYNTIDDVISAWKKDPEGFVWTGGSAGSVDHLTIAQLALLAGIPASGITYIPKSGGGEAIQTLLSGTTDFASCGFNEVSDQIEAGRVKALGVAAPKRIAGFDDVPTMTEQGYKVTLTNWRGFLGAPGINEDQTGQLVDILKQTRDSAEWADALDRNKWTDVWLTGDEFAEFIKEDTSRIEKLLKELGL, encoded by the coding sequence ATGACGAACCAATCCGCCTCAGACCCTGGCGCAGATCCGCGGCCCGAGCCGGCCCATCCGAATCGGCGCATGTTCGGTCGCATCGCCTACGGTGTCATCGCAGTGGCAGCCATCGGAACGGCCACCACCTACTCAGTCAAAGCAGCTTCGGCCAAGGGCGACCTCTCATCGAATCTCACGCTCATCGCACCTGCCGGTGCCGGTGGCGGTTGGGATGGTTTCGCCCGAGAGACCCAGCAGGCCATGCGAGTGAACAATCTGGCCAACAACTCCCAGGTCGTCAACATCCCCGGAGCCGGTGGCACCATCGGCCTCGGCAAGTTCTCCACCATGGCCGGTCAGGCCGACACCATTCTGGCCACCGGCACTGCAATGGTCGGCGGCATTGCGCTCAACAAGTCGCCCGTCGGTTTCGACGACACGACCCTGCTGGCGCGGGTCGCGGAGGACTATGACGTGCTCATCGCCGCCGCTGATTCCCCCTACAACACGATCGACGACGTCATCAGCGCCTGGAAGAAGGACCCGGAAGGGTTCGTCTGGACAGGCGGATCCGCCGGTTCCGTCGATCATCTCACCATTGCGCAGCTGGCTCTGCTGGCCGGTATTCCTGCCTCGGGCATCACCTATATTCCGAAGTCCGGCGGCGGAGAGGCGATCCAGACGCTGCTCTCGGGCACCACGGACTTCGCCTCCTGTGGCTTCAACGAAGTCTCGGACCAGATCGAAGCCGGTCGCGTCAAGGCCCTCGGCGTGGCCGCGCCGAAGCGCATCGCCGGCTTCGATGACGTTCCCACAATGACAGAGCAGGGCTACAAGGTGACCCTGACCAACTGGCGCGGCTTCCTCGGCGCCCCCGGCATCAACGAGGACCAGACCGGGCAGCTGGTCGACATTCTCAAACAGACCCGCGACAGCGCGGAATGGGCCGACGCCCTCGACCGCAACAAATGGACAGACGTGTGGCTGACCGGTGATGAGTTCGCAGAGTTCATCAAAGAGGACACCTCCCGGATTGAGAAGCTGCTGAAGGAGTTGGGACTGTGA